The Henckelia pumila isolate YLH828 chromosome 2, ASM3356847v2, whole genome shotgun sequence genome includes a window with the following:
- the LOC140878253 gene encoding wall-associated receptor kinase-like 10, with the protein MRFPLILISYTILLPCLSTMTLGGSMSLPGCPDKCGNVIIPYPFGVGLSCSANSSFTIICQNSSIPLLTNISLEVVNISLKGLITVKHPVSPMACTHVQRTQSLVPSLLGSPFTISERLNSLFILGCQNMGWFRANKTSTIGGCMALCDANTTIHDSCNGVNCCQISIMEGIREPDFTYRSIATAGKNATFCGYAFLAHQTWFRSDYKTFSGLQHDFPNPFDEKFRSTTMVLEWISTMIIFSNSSCYDRDEYNGCKFLDDYTRWPTEDEGSKLCSCDFGFEGNPYLPAGCQQIDVCSGQRLKYCMGNYTDEEAYSTCDEHHHPLKVPLIIVGSVLSTLLLIVVSWRSSKVCIRRLKANRKLSNFKRNGGLLLEKHELSAAGKGVEKIKIFNSNYLAKATDHYNENRVLGRGGQGTVYKGMLTDGRIVAIKKSEGIDEDDIENFINEVVILSQINHRNVVKLLGCCLESEVPLLVYEFIPNGTLFQHIHHPNEEFPFTWEMRVRIALEVANSLSYMHSAASAPIYHRDIKSTNILLDEKYRAKVSDFGTSRSVSIEKTHLTTKVLGTFGYLDPEYFQSSQFTEKSDVYSFGVVMVELLTGEKAVSRIRADVGRSLATHFLHSMEEDHLFDILDALVLKEGKKEQILAMAELASKCLQLQGKKRPTMKEIAAKLEAIQNLTEGTLLQHDVEENEQQISEFYDFSSSIPGSTNIFDSIIISGSSSSDAQPFLVDDRS; encoded by the coding sequence AGGGGGGTCAATGTCTTTGCCTGGTTGTCCCGACAAGTGTGGAAATGTCATCATTCCATATCCATTCGGGGTCGGTTTAAGTTGCAGCGCAAATTCTTCATTCACGATAATTTGCCAGAATTCTTCAATTCCATTACTGACCAACATCAGTTTGGAAGTCGTGAATATATCGCTGAAAGGTCTAATTACAGTGAAACATCCTGTTTCACCAATGGCTTGCACCCATGTACAGCGGACACAGTCTCTCGTTCCATCACTGTTGGGCAGTCCTTTTACTATTTCTGAAAGATTAAATTCCTTATTCATTCTGGGTTGTCAAAATATGGGATGGTTTCGTGCTAATAAAACATCGACTATCGGTGGATGCATGGCCCTTTGTGATGCTAATACCACAATTCATGACAGTTGCAACGGTGTTAACTGCTGCCAAATTTCAATCATGGAAGGGATTCGAGAACCTGATTTTACTTACCGAAGCATTGCCACAGCAGGCAAAAATGCAACCTTTTGTGGATATGCTTTTCTTGCCCATCAGACATGGTTCCGAAGCGATTATAAGACATTCAGTGGGCTTCAACATGATTTCCCGAATCCATTTGATGAAAAATTTAGATCTACAACTATGGTTCTTGAGTGGATATCAACTATGATAATTTTCTCTAATTCTAGTTGCTATGATAGAGACGAGTACAATGGTTGTAAGTTTCTTGATGATTATACAAGATGGCCTACAGAAGATGAAGGTTCTAAACTATGCTCTTGCGATTTTGGATTTGAGGGAAATCCTTATCTACCAGCAGGGTGCCAGCAAATTGACGTGTGTAGCGGTCAGAGACTAAAATATTGCATGGGTAATTATACCGACGAGGAAGCCTATTCAACATGTGATGAGCATCATCATCCATTAAAAGTACCACTTATCATTGTTGGAAGTGTACTAAGCACTCTACTTTTGATTGTTGTTTCCTGGAGATCCTCCAAAGTTTGTATTAGAAGATTGAAGGCTAACCGCAAATTGAGTAACTTCAAACGAAATGGTGGCTTGCTGTTGGAAAAACACGAGTTGTCTGCAGCTGGTAAAGGCGTAGAGAAGATCAAGATATTTAACTCGAACTACTTGGCAAAAGCCACCGATCACTACAACGAAAATCGTGTGCTCGGTCGTGGTGGCCAGGGTACTGTCTACAAAGGAATGTTGACAGATGGAAGAATTGTGGCCATCAAGAAATCTGAGGGGatagatgaagatgatattgaaaattttatcaACGAGGTTGTTATTTTATCACAGATAAACCACAGGAATGTGGTTAAGCTATTGGGATGTTGCCTAGAGTCAGAAGTTCCACTTCTTGTGTACGAGTTCATACCAAATGGAACCCTGTTTCAGCATATCCATCATCCAAATGAAGAATTCCCATTCACTTGGGAGATGCGTGTGCGAATCGCCCTAGAAGTAGCAAACTCTCTATCTTACATGCACTCAGCCGCATCTGCTCCAATATATCATCGGGATATCAAGTCTACAAACATACTGCTGGACGAGAAGTATCGAGCAAAAGTTTCGGACTTTGGAACATCAAGGTCGGTTTCAATCGAGAAAACTCACTTGACCACAAAAGTCCTCGGAACCTTTGGTTACTTGGATCCAGAGTACTTCCAATCAAGCCAGTTTACTGAAAAGAGCGACGTTTATAGTTTTGGCGTGGTCATGGTCGAGCTTTTAACTGGTGAGAAAGCAGTATCTAGAATTAGAGCGGATGTGGGGAGGAGTTTAGCCACACATTTCTTGCACTCCATGGAGGAAGATCACTTGTTCGATATTCTTGATGCTCTGGTGCTCAAAGAAGGCAAAAAAGAACAAATTCTGGCCATGGCTGAACTTGCCAGTAAATGTCTGCAGCTCCAGGGCAAGAAAAGGCCGACAATGAAGGAAATAGCAGCCAAGTTAGAAGCAATTCAAAATCTGACAGAGGGTACTCTTCTCCAGCATGATGTTGAGGAAAATGAACAACAAATATCCGAGTTTTACGACTTCTCCTCCTCAATTCCAGGAAGCACCAATATCTTTGATTCTATCATCATTTCAGGATCATCATCATCAGATGCTCAACCTTTTTTGGTTGATGACCGCTCATGA